From the genome of Vespa crabro chromosome 24, iyVesCrab1.2, whole genome shotgun sequence, one region includes:
- the LOC124432208 gene encoding dnaJ protein homolog 1, giving the protein MGKDYYKILGIAKGASDDEIKKAYRKLALKYHPDKNRSAGAEEKFKEIAEAYEVLSDTKKREVYDRYGEEGLKGGASADGGSGSASYTFHGDPRATFAQFFGSATPFQTFFEFGGPTVTRSYDLHDEDMDMEDPFGFGFGLARQAGGQGSAFRSHSFNFAEPTTVKGGSKDRVQDPAIEHDLYISLEEILRGCTKKMKICRRVVQADGTTKKEDKVLTINVKPGWKAGTKITFQKEGDQGRGKVPADIVFIIRDKPHPIFRREGSDIRYTCKISLKQALCGTIIEVPTLIGEKISINLTREIVKPSIVKRIQGHGLPFPKEPLKKGDLLVSFDIKFPDTLSQSARDILYDTLPN; this is encoded by the coding sequence ATGGggaaagattattacaagatatTAGGGATAGCAAAAGGTGCCAGTgacgatgaaataaaaaaagcttACAGAAAATTAGCTTTGAAATACCATCCGGATAAGAACAGAAGTGCCGGTGCCGAAgagaaatttaaagaaatagcTGAGGCATATGAAGTACTTTCAgatacaaaaaagagagaagtttATGATAGGTACGGGGAAGAAGGTTTGAAGGGTGGAGCATCTGCCGATGGAGGTAGTGGCAGTGCATCGTACACTTTCCATGGAGATCCGCGTGCAACTTTTGCGCAATTCTTTGGCTCTGCAACGCCCTTCCAAACGTTCTTCGAATTTGGAGGACCTACTGTCACGCGCTCCTACGATCTTCATGACGAAGACATGGACATGGAAGATCCATTTGGTTTTGGATTTGGACTGGCTCGTCAAGCAGGTGGACAAGGAAGTGCTTTTCGATCTCATTCATTCAATTTTGCTGAACCTACGACAGTTAAAGGAGGTAGTAAAGATCGTGTTCAAGATCCAGCTATAGAACATGATCTCTATATAAGTTTGGAAGAAATATTACGTGGATGTACTAAAAAGATGAAGATTTGCAGAAGAGTCGTTCAAGCCGATGGGACTACGAAAAAGGAGGATAAAGTCCTTACGATTAACGTGAAACCAGGTTGGAAGGCTGGTACAAAGATTACTTTTCAAAAAGAAGGAGACCAAGGTCGTGGAAAGGTTCCAGctgatattgtttttatcattagagATAAACCCCATCCAATCTTCAGGAGAGAAGGCAGTGACATCAGATATACATGTAAAATAAGCTTGAAACAAGCTTTATGCGGTACCATCATAGAAGTTCCTACGCTCATAGGAGAGAAAATCAGTATAAACTTAACAAGAGAGATTGTAAAGCCTAGTATCGTAAAGAGGATTCAAGGACATGGTTTGCCATTCCCAAAAGAGCCATTAAAGAAAGGTGATCTTCTGGTTTCATTCGATATTAAATTCCCAGACACACTATCGCAAAGTGCTAGGGACATTTTGTATGATACTCTACCAAACTGA